A stretch of Elstera cyanobacteriorum DNA encodes these proteins:
- the ccmA gene encoding heme ABC exporter ATP-binding protein CcmA yields the protein MDATHAPLWTDDLACRRGGRRVFTGLGFRLEAGEGLTILGPNGAGKSSLLRMLAGLVRPAAGAIHWGEADIADDPIAHRTRTAYLGHLDVIKPRATVRDHLDLAAVLHSADRAQVPDVAARVGLGALLERPGRLLSAGQRRRVALGRLLLSGAALWLLDEPTNALDTAGQALLADLLRDHLAGGGRFAVATHQPIAVETRTLTLQGS from the coding sequence ATGGATGCGACGCACGCCCCGCTGTGGACCGATGATCTTGCCTGCCGACGCGGCGGGCGGCGGGTCTTTACGGGTTTGGGGTTCCGGCTCGAGGCCGGGGAAGGCCTGACGATTCTCGGCCCCAATGGCGCAGGCAAATCCAGCTTGCTGCGAATGTTGGCCGGGTTGGTCCGCCCGGCGGCGGGGGCGATCCATTGGGGCGAGGCCGATATTGCCGATGATCCCATCGCCCACCGAACGCGCACCGCCTACCTCGGTCATCTCGACGTCATCAAGCCGCGCGCCACCGTGCGCGATCACCTCGATCTTGCGGCGGTCCTGCACAGTGCCGACCGGGCCCAGGTGCCGGACGTCGCGGCGCGCGTCGGCCTTGGCGCGCTGCTCGAACGTCCCGGTCGGCTTTTATCGGCGGGGCAGCGGCGGCGGGTGGCGCTGGGGCGCTTGCTCCTGTCCGGGGCGGCCCTCTGGCTGCTGGATGAGCCGACCAATGCGCTGGATACCGCAGGGCAAGCGCTGCTCGCCGATCTGCTGCGCGATCATCTTGCGGGCGGCGGGCGCTTTGCCGTTGCAACCCATCAGCCGATTGCCGTCGAAACCCGCACGCTGACTTTGCAGGGCAGCTAG
- a CDS encoding ATP-binding cassette domain-containing protein, with product MSLAAIDRLLHQTDRAYRRRLLACLALAAGQTLLVVLRPLPLQILLPPSPTPAWIGTAHALLPGLSALALFLLFIAMLEFTVFAVRVTEENASTRLSERLIRALRNRIARHLLRGPAQAVGDIGVGRVVAAATGDVETVQRLIKDVIIGATLALLQLVLMIGVLTWLHPPLGLVLLLEIALLSGLIALYARWRKIAFLEQMKNQENFLTWLTGLQQRSLDLRFGVARGWFFRRTIQLIRAMNRRGLILWRRQSLYFAAIDFFVALASAACLVLLFLDAESESQALATVLIFLYYAALVFPCLAKIGEAAPLLIDGRNAYERLSLTLGGDTPKNAYPPAPLHFQTLTLENLGLQDAEGKWLMRNVNLTIHTGEQVAIFGESGAGKSTLFGLMLGVLTPTEGRLLLDGRPFDTLSLADRKRLFLLHRSNGVFFPGTVAENIALGRDLSAADWEKLLTACGLAGRIAAAPQGLATKMGARGEPFSQGEGQRLSLARALLTDAPILLLDEALNSLDEPSEHAVTAGLREIWQGRTLLLISHRRSMSDKFTRRIEIRKGQGLIDHPPARPEETA from the coding sequence ATGAGCCTTGCTGCGATTGACCGCCTTTTGCACCAGACCGACCGCGCCTATCGGCGCCGTCTGCTGGCCTGCCTCGCCCTCGCTGCCGGTCAGACGCTGCTGGTCGTCCTGCGCCCGCTGCCGCTGCAAATCCTGCTGCCGCCAAGCCCGACGCCGGCGTGGATCGGCACGGCGCACGCACTTTTGCCCGGCTTGAGCGCGCTCGCGCTGTTTCTGCTGTTCATCGCGATGTTGGAATTTACCGTCTTCGCCGTGCGGGTGACGGAGGAAAACGCCTCCACCCGCCTGTCGGAACGGCTGATCCGCGCCCTGCGCAACCGCATCGCCCGGCATCTGCTGCGCGGACCCGCCCAGGCCGTGGGGGACATTGGCGTTGGGCGCGTGGTCGCAGCCGCAACCGGCGATGTCGAAACCGTGCAGCGCCTAATCAAGGATGTCATCATCGGCGCAACGCTGGCCTTGCTGCAACTGGTGCTGATGATTGGCGTGCTGACCTGGCTGCACCCCCCGCTGGGGCTAGTGCTGCTGCTGGAAATCGCCCTGCTTTCCGGGCTGATCGCGCTCTACGCCCGCTGGCGCAAGATCGCTTTTCTGGAGCAGATGAAGAATCAGGAAAACTTCCTGACCTGGCTAACCGGCTTGCAGCAACGCAGCCTGGATTTGCGCTTTGGCGTCGCGCGCGGCTGGTTTTTCCGGCGCACGATCCAGTTGATCCGCGCGATGAACCGGCGCGGGCTGATCTTGTGGCGGCGCCAATCGCTCTATTTTGCCGCTATCGATTTCTTCGTTGCCCTTGCGTCCGCCGCCTGCCTCGTGCTGCTGTTTTTGGATGCCGAAAGCGAGTCGCAGGCCCTCGCCACCGTTTTGATCTTTCTCTATTACGCTGCCCTGGTCTTCCCCTGCCTCGCCAAGATCGGTGAGGCCGCGCCGTTGCTGATCGACGGACGCAACGCCTACGAGCGGCTGTCGCTAACCCTCGGCGGCGACACGCCGAAAAACGCATATCCACCTGCGCCTTTGCACTTCCAAACCCTAACGCTCGAAAACCTCGGGCTTCAGGACGCGGAAGGCAAATGGCTGATGCGTAACGTCAATCTGACCATCCACACCGGGGAGCAAGTGGCAATCTTCGGCGAAAGCGGCGCGGGCAAATCCACCCTGTTCGGTCTGATGCTGGGGGTACTGACGCCGACCGAAGGGCGCCTGCTGCTGGACGGGCGACCGTTCGACACGCTCTCGCTGGCCGACCGCAAGCGGCTGTTTCTGCTGCACCGGTCGAACGGCGTTTTCTTCCCTGGCACGGTGGCGGAGAATATCGCCCTGGGGCGCGATCTTTCCGCCGCCGATTGGGAAAAACTGCTGACCGCTTGCGGCCTTGCCGGGCGCATTGCCGCCGCCCCGCAGGGGCTGGCGACCAAGATGGGCGCGCGCGGCGAGCCGTTCAGCCAGGGGGAAGGCCAGCGCCTCTCCCTCGCCCGCGCGCTGCTGACCGACGCGCCGATCCTACTGCTGGATGAAGCACTGAACTCGCTCGATGAACCCTCCGAACATGCCGTGACGGCGGGCTTGCGCGAGATTTGGCAGGGCCGGACCTTGCTTCTTATTTCTCACCGCCGTAGCATGTCCGACAAATTTACAAGGCGGATCGAAATCCGCAAAGGTCAGGGGCTGATCGACCATCCCCCGGCCCGGCCCGAGGAAACCGCATGA
- the recN gene encoding DNA repair protein RecN, producing MLTRLGIRDVVLIDRLDLEVAPGLSVLTGETGAGKSILLDALGLALGARADSSLIRHGAGPAIVTAEFDLPDGHPGWALLREQGIEAEDGQLILRRTLGMDGRGRASVNDQSVSVGFLRSLGASLVEIQGQFDQHALMDPANHRAILDQFGGLLDSLGGVRAAYRLWQAARDARQAAEAALDRARSQEEYLRHVVAELKQLAPEPGEESELADRRARLQNRAKLLSTLQSALSDLAGESGAEARLLAASRTLSRAPGADPAIDTVLAALERASTELAEATDGLEALLRADGWSEGELERIEDRLFALRAAARKHQVTAEALPGLAEKLASDLAALDAGEDRLKHLIAEERQTRAAYLEAATALSAFRQEAAGRLAAAVTAELVPLKLDKARIEVQVEPQAEGFWGPEGRDKVAFLIATNPGAAPGPLAKVASGGELSRFLLALKVVLAGTSPVPTLVFDEVDSGIGGAVAAAVGDRLKRLGDHLQVLVITHSPQVAALGGQHWRVQKRAGGAEGRVTTTIDTLSRDERREEIARMLSGADITDEARAAAARLLG from the coding sequence ATGCTGACCCGCCTCGGCATCCGCGATGTGGTGCTGATCGACCGGCTCGATCTCGAGGTTGCGCCGGGCCTGTCGGTCCTGACCGGGGAAACCGGGGCGGGGAAGTCGATCCTGCTGGATGCCTTGGGTCTCGCGCTGGGCGCGCGGGCCGATAGCAGCCTCATTCGCCACGGTGCCGGTCCCGCGATTGTTACCGCCGAATTCGACCTGCCGGACGGTCACCCCGGTTGGGCCTTGCTGCGCGAGCAGGGGATTGAGGCGGAAGACGGGCAGTTGATCCTGCGCCGTACCCTGGGGATGGATGGGCGCGGACGCGCCTCCGTCAACGATCAATCGGTCAGTGTCGGGTTTCTGCGCTCGCTTGGGGCGTCGCTGGTCGAAATCCAGGGGCAGTTCGATCAGCACGCGCTGATGGACCCGGCCAACCACCGCGCGATTCTAGATCAGTTCGGCGGGCTGCTCGATAGTCTCGGCGGCGTCCGCGCGGCCTATCGGCTGTGGCAGGCGGCGCGGGATGCGCGGCAGGCGGCGGAAGCGGCGCTCGACCGCGCCCGCAGCCAGGAAGAATACCTGCGCCATGTGGTCGCCGAACTAAAGCAACTCGCCCCAGAGCCGGGGGAGGAAAGCGAGCTGGCCGACCGGCGCGCCCGCCTGCAAAACCGCGCTAAACTTCTCTCAACCCTGCAATCAGCCTTGAGCGATCTCGCGGGCGAAAGCGGGGCGGAAGCGCGGCTGCTCGCGGCGTCCCGCACGCTGTCCCGCGCGCCGGGGGCCGATCCCGCTATCGATACCGTGCTGGCGGCGCTGGAGCGGGCGAGCACCGAACTGGCCGAGGCGACGGATGGTCTCGAAGCCCTGCTGCGCGCCGATGGTTGGTCGGAAGGCGAGTTGGAGCGGATCGAAGACCGGCTGTTCGCCCTGCGCGCCGCCGCCCGCAAGCATCAGGTGACGGCGGAAGCCTTGCCCGGTTTGGCGGAGAAGCTGGCGAGCGATCTGGCCGCGCTCGATGCCGGGGAAGACCGGCTGAAGCATCTCATCGCCGAAGAACGCCAGACCCGCGCCGCCTATTTGGAAGCCGCCACGGCCCTTAGCGCCTTCCGCCAGGAAGCCGCAGGGCGGTTGGCGGCGGCCGTAACGGCGGAACTCGTGCCGTTGAAGCTCGATAAAGCGCGGATCGAGGTGCAGGTCGAACCCCAGGCCGAAGGCTTCTGGGGGCCGGAGGGGCGCGATAAGGTCGCCTTCCTGATCGCGACCAATCCGGGGGCTGCGCCGGGACCGCTGGCGAAAGTGGCGTCGGGCGGCGAACTCTCGCGCTTTTTGTTGGCCCTCAAAGTCGTTCTCGCCGGAACCTCACCCGTGCCAACCCTGGTCTTCGACGAGGTGGATAGCGGCATTGGCGGCGCCGTTGCGGCGGCGGTTGGCGACCGGCTGAAGCGCTTGGGCGATCATCTGCAAGTGCTGGTGATTACCCATAGCCCGCAAGTCGCCGCGCTCGGCGGTCAGCATTGGCGCGTGCAGAAGCGCGCGGGCGGGGCCGAAGGGCGGGTCACGACGACGATTGACACCCTCAGCCGCGACGAGCGGCGGGAGGAAATTGCCCGGATGCTCTCCGGCGCCGATATTACCGATGAAGCCCGCGCGGCGGCGGCTCGGCTGCTGGGCTAG
- a CDS encoding methyl-accepting chemotaxis protein produces the protein MTFWRHASLKAKIIFSTALMIAACAGAIAVTLILLARPAAEATAIKMVQGIATAQEARIREELGAALRDAASTARAIQTELSQDSPRRTAVNRTLQQIMQANPAYAGAWVDMADNGFEGRDAEFKAKQSGETLGLPSTGRMSLLWLPGEKGVPKADESEGLSFAEVQQKEYYIAASKARRPAVTEPYLDDFTKELMTSAVVPVVVKGDLKGVAGIDLSLANISSFLNAQRPYGDGYIALISEKGTYIAHPQEGLRSQPSSDLPEAARTALAAGKSFEGRAILADKEFFLRLQPIGFGETQGTWGLAVAVPMKNILAEANWLTLLCVLVGVLCSIIGGIIAWRVGKGIARPVVAMTGAMEQLAAGTLDISLPATGQRDELGAMARAVEVFRRSMIEARDLTEAQQAEWRNKEARAARLDALQSAFQRKAGDLVTILTGSAQQLKDTARELTGIADLTNKQAVAVSANAEQSTGNVQMVAVATEELSASVNEIRRQVEHSAEIAAKAVGDTRATDSTVEALSQSAGRIGEVIGLISEIASQTNLLALNATIEAARAGEAGKGFAVVASEVKNLAGQTSRASEEIVAQIGSIQAATGDVVRAIRGIGETITELHQIARDIAIAVEGQEAATREIAGNVQQAAAGTRDVAVSTTRIQQASGETGAAAEQVLGASEAVAKQTGDLAGEIRGFITAVQAA, from the coding sequence ATGACGTTCTGGCGCCACGCGAGCCTTAAGGCGAAAATCATCTTCAGCACCGCCCTGATGATCGCGGCCTGCGCCGGGGCGATTGCGGTAACGCTGATCCTGCTGGCCCGCCCGGCCGCAGAGGCAACGGCGATTAAAATGGTGCAGGGGATTGCCACGGCGCAGGAGGCGCGCATTCGCGAAGAATTGGGCGCCGCCCTGCGCGATGCTGCCTCCACCGCGCGCGCGATCCAGACGGAACTCAGCCAAGACAGCCCGCGCCGGACGGCGGTCAACCGGACCTTGCAGCAGATCATGCAGGCCAATCCCGCTTATGCGGGCGCGTGGGTGGATATGGCCGATAATGGGTTCGAGGGGCGCGATGCCGAGTTTAAGGCCAAGCAGAGCGGCGAAACCCTGGGGCTGCCGTCTACGGGCCGCATGAGCCTGCTGTGGCTGCCGGGCGAGAAGGGCGTGCCGAAGGCCGATGAGTCGGAAGGTCTCAGCTTCGCCGAAGTTCAGCAAAAGGAATATTATATTGCCGCCAGCAAGGCCCGCCGCCCGGCGGTGACCGAGCCTTACCTTGATGATTTCACCAAGGAATTGATGACCAGCGCCGTCGTGCCGGTGGTGGTCAAGGGCGATTTGAAGGGCGTTGCGGGCATCGATCTGTCGCTCGCCAATATCTCCAGCTTTCTCAATGCCCAGCGGCCCTATGGCGATGGGTATATCGCCCTGATCTCGGAAAAAGGCACCTATATCGCCCATCCGCAGGAAGGATTGCGCTCCCAGCCCAGCAGCGATTTGCCTGAAGCCGCGCGGACAGCGCTGGCGGCGGGTAAGAGTTTTGAAGGCCGGGCCATACTGGCCGACAAGGAATTTTTCCTGCGGCTGCAACCGATTGGCTTTGGCGAAACCCAAGGCACCTGGGGCTTGGCGGTCGCCGTGCCGATGAAGAATATTCTGGCCGAAGCCAATTGGCTGACCCTGCTGTGCGTGCTGGTCGGCGTTCTCTGTTCCATCATCGGCGGGATCATCGCGTGGCGCGTCGGTAAGGGTATCGCCCGTCCGGTGGTGGCGATGACCGGGGCGATGGAACAGCTTGCCGCCGGAACGCTGGATATTTCCCTGCCCGCCACGGGTCAGCGCGACGAATTGGGCGCGATGGCGCGGGCGGTCGAAGTCTTCCGCCGTTCGATGATCGAGGCGCGCGACCTGACCGAAGCGCAGCAGGCCGAATGGCGCAATAAGGAAGCGCGCGCCGCCCGGTTGGATGCGCTGCAATCCGCCTTCCAGCGCAAGGCGGGTGATCTCGTGACCATCCTCACTGGTTCGGCCCAGCAGTTGAAGGATACGGCGCGGGAACTGACCGGCATCGCCGATCTGACCAATAAGCAGGCCGTGGCGGTTTCGGCCAATGCCGAACAATCGACCGGCAATGTGCAGATGGTGGCGGTGGCGACGGAAGAACTGTCGGCCTCGGTCAATGAAATCCGCCGCCAAGTCGAACATTCCGCCGAAATCGCCGCGAAGGCCGTGGGCGATACCCGCGCGACAGATAGCACCGTCGAAGCCCTGTCGCAAAGCGCCGGGCGTATTGGCGAGGTGATCGGCCTGATCTCGGAAATCGCTTCGCAAACCAATCTTCTGGCGCTGAATGCCACCATCGAAGCGGCACGCGCCGGGGAAGCGGGCAAGGGCTTTGCGGTCGTCGCGTCGGAGGTAAAGAACCTCGCCGGGCAAACCTCCCGCGCGTCGGAAGAAATCGTTGCCCAGATCGGCAGCATCCAGGCCGCGACGGGCGACGTGGTGCGCGCGATCCGGGGGATTGGCGAAACCATTACCGAACTGCATCAAATCGCCCGCGATATTGCGATTGCTGTGGAAGGCCAGGAAGCCGCCACGCGGGAAATTGCCGGGAATGTTCAGCAGGCCGCCGCCGGCACGCGCGACGTTGCCGTCAGTACCACCCGCATTCAACAGGCATCGGGCGAAACCGGCGCGGCGGCGGAACAGGTGTTGGGGGCATCGGAAGCGGTGGCCAAGCAAACCGGTGATCTTGCCGGGGAAATTCGCGGCTTCATTACGGCGGTGCAGGCGGCCTAA
- the ligA gene encoding NAD-dependent DNA ligase LigA — MTDTRRLAVEALTEADAAAELARLASEIARHDRLYHGQDAPEVDDATYDALRQRNQAIEARFPALMRPDSPSLKVGAAASSGFAKVRHARPMLSLDNAFTDGDVGDFFDGVRRFLDRDFAADPALTLAVVAEPKIDGLSLSLRYENRQLVQAATRGDGTEGEDVTANVRTIAEVPQRLSDAAPTSSMEIRGEVYMRRADFQRLNETQAAAGEKIFANPRNAAAGSLRQLDPRITASRPLAFFAYASGESDAPLADSHWHFLENLKAWGFQVNPLSKRCEGLDAVLAFYRDIGNHRADLPYDIDGVVYKVDRYDWQVRLGFVARAPRWAIAHKFPAEQARTRLNAISIQVGRTGVLTPVAELEPITVGGVTVSRATLHNEDEIARKDVRIGDLVIIQRAGDVIPQVLGPVDSERPEGAAPFAFPHVCPACGSVAVRREGEVARRCTGGLICPAQAVERLRHFVSRDGFDIEGLGEKHIQAFYDDGLVRTPADLFRLEAKHTDLREREGWGAQSLRNLYTALTARRQIAFERFLFALGIPQIGQATAKLLAHHYGDFASLRAALLAAREPETAALQELLAINGIGASMAADLIAFFAEPHNEAVLDDLLSLITILPAERVEVAESSAIAGKTVVFTGELTRITRREAKAQAERLGAKVAGSVSAKTDYVIVGADAGSKAKKAAELGIQMLTEDEWLTLIG; from the coding sequence ATGACCGACACCCGCCGCCTTGCCGTCGAGGCCCTGACCGAAGCCGATGCGGCAGCGGAACTGGCGCGCCTCGCGTCGGAAATCGCCCGGCATGACCGGCTTTATCACGGTCAGGACGCGCCGGAGGTCGATGACGCGACCTATGACGCGCTGCGCCAGCGCAATCAGGCCATCGAGGCGCGCTTTCCGGCGCTGATGCGGCCCGATTCACCCAGTCTGAAGGTGGGGGCGGCGGCGAGCAGCGGTTTTGCTAAAGTACGGCACGCCCGGCCCATGCTGTCGCTGGATAATGCGTTTACCGACGGCGATGTTGGCGATTTTTTCGATGGGGTTCGGCGGTTTCTCGACCGCGATTTTGCCGCCGATCCGGCGCTGACCCTGGCCGTGGTGGCGGAACCGAAGATCGACGGTCTCTCCCTCTCCCTCCGTTACGAAAACCGCCAGTTGGTACAGGCGGCAACGCGCGGCGACGGGACGGAGGGCGAGGATGTGACCGCCAATGTGCGCACGATCGCCGAGGTGCCGCAGCGGCTGTCCGACGCGGCGCCCACGAGCAGTATGGAAATTCGTGGCGAAGTCTACATGCGCCGGGCGGATTTTCAGCGGCTCAACGAAACCCAGGCGGCGGCGGGGGAGAAGATTTTCGCCAATCCGCGCAATGCGGCGGCGGGGTCTTTGCGGCAGCTCGACCCGCGCATTACCGCCAGCCGTCCGCTGGCCTTTTTCGCCTATGCCTCCGGCGAAAGCGACGCGCCCTTGGCCGATAGCCATTGGCATTTTTTAGAAAACCTCAAAGCTTGGGGGTTCCAAGTCAACCCGCTCTCGAAACGCTGCGAGGGGCTGGATGCGGTGCTGGCGTTCTACCGCGATATCGGCAATCACCGCGCCGACCTGCCCTATGACATCGACGGCGTGGTCTACAAGGTGGACCGCTACGATTGGCAGGTGCGGCTTGGCTTCGTCGCCCGCGCGCCGCGCTGGGCCATCGCCCATAAATTCCCGGCGGAGCAGGCGCGCACGCGCCTCAACGCCATTTCCATCCAAGTAGGGCGGACGGGGGTGCTGACGCCGGTGGCGGAGCTTGAGCCGATTACGGTCGGCGGCGTCACCGTCTCCCGCGCGACCCTGCATAACGAGGATGAAATCGCCCGGAAGGATGTGCGCATCGGCGATCTCGTGATCATCCAGCGCGCGGGCGATGTGATCCCGCAGGTGCTAGGGCCGGTCGACAGCGAACGCCCCGAAGGTGCCGCGCCCTTCGCGTTTCCGCACGTCTGCCCGGCTTGCGGGTCGGTCGCCGTGCGGCGGGAGGGGGAGGTGGCGCGGCGCTGCACCGGCGGGTTGATCTGCCCGGCGCAGGCGGTGGAACGCTTACGCCACTTCGTCTCCCGCGATGGGTTCGATATCGAAGGTTTGGGCGAAAAGCATATTCAGGCGTTCTACGACGACGGCTTGGTGCGCACCCCGGCTGATCTGTTCCGCCTCGAAGCAAAACATACCGACCTGCGGGAGCGGGAGGGCTGGGGCGCGCAATCCCTGCGCAACCTCTATACGGCGCTGACGGCGCGGCGGCAGATTGCCTTTGAACGGTTCCTCTTCGCCCTCGGCATCCCGCAGATTGGGCAGGCGACGGCGAAACTGCTGGCCCATCATTACGGCGATTTCGCCAGCCTGCGCGCGGCCTTGCTGGCGGCGCGGGAGCCAGAAACCGCCGCGCTGCAAGAACTGCTGGCGATCAACGGTATCGGCGCCAGCATGGCCGCCGACCTGATCGCCTTCTTCGCCGAACCCCATAACGAGGCGGTGCTGGACGATCTTCTGTCGCTGATCACCATTCTGCCTGCCGAGCGGGTGGAGGTGGCCGAGAGCAGCGCAATTGCCGGGAAGACCGTGGTGTTCACCGGCGAACTCACCCGCATCACCCGGCGCGAGGCGAAGGCCCAGGCCGAACGGCTGGGGGCGAAAGTGGCGGGGTCTGTCTCCGCCAAGACTGATTACGTCATCGTCGGGGCCGACGCGGGGTCAAAAGCGAAAAAAGCTGCCGAACTCGGTATCCAGATGTTGACCGAAGACGAATGGTTAACGCTTATTGGGTAG
- a CDS encoding helix-turn-helix domain-containing protein: MEPIRPLKTEADYEAALAEIEGYFENEPEIGSEAADRFDLLALVIEAYEQKHWPIEAVDAPDALRERMEAKGLTQKDLAEVLGSKSRASEVLNRRRHLTLEQAWKLHREWQIPADVLIHPYALKSNRATP, from the coding sequence ATGGAACCGATTCGCCCCCTGAAGACCGAAGCCGATTACGAAGCCGCGCTGGCGGAAATCGAAGGCTATTTCGAGAATGAACCCGAGATTGGCAGCGAGGCCGCCGACCGGTTCGACCTTCTAGCCTTGGTCATCGAAGCCTATGAACAGAAACATTGGCCCATCGAAGCCGTCGATGCGCCAGATGCGCTACGCGAGCGCATGGAAGCCAAGGGCCTTACCCAGAAGGACCTCGCCGAGGTTCTGGGGTCGAAATCCCGTGCCTCCGAGGTCCTAAACCGCCGCCGTCACCTGACGCTGGAACAGGCGTGGAAGCTGCACCGGGAGTGGCAGATTCCTGCCGATGTGCTCATCCATCCCTATGCTTTGAAGTCCAACCGGGCAACGCCCTGA
- a CDS encoding DUF1003 domain-containing protein gives MNLPFSDADHRRLAELRRRRPAAEDQAKAPRLGDRIADAVALTVGSWRFIIIQSALLCAWILLNVTGVIDWDPYPFILLNLMLSFQAAYTAPIIMMSQNRQAEIDRREAEHDYAVNVKAELEIELLHAKIDALREQEIARLTAIIEKLSDQLAAERQGS, from the coding sequence ATGAACCTGCCCTTTTCCGACGCCGATCATCGCCGTTTGGCGGAACTGCGCCGTCGCCGCCCGGCCGCGGAAGACCAAGCGAAAGCGCCGCGCCTGGGGGATCGCATTGCCGATGCCGTGGCGCTGACGGTCGGCTCCTGGCGGTTCATCATCATTCAATCGGCCCTGCTGTGCGCCTGGATTCTGCTGAATGTGACGGGCGTGATCGACTGGGATCCGTACCCCTTCATTCTGCTAAACCTGATGCTGTCGTTCCAGGCGGCCTATACCGCGCCGATCATCATGATGAGCCAGAACCGTCAGGCCGAAATCGACCGGCGCGAGGCCGAGCATGATTACGCCGTGAACGTGAAGGCCGAGCTTGAGATTGAACTCCTGCACGCCAAAATCGACGCCCTCCGCGAACAGGAAATCGCCCGGCTGACGGCGATTATCGAAAAACTCTCGGATCAATTGGCGGCGGAGCGGCAGGGTTCGTAG
- a CDS encoding outer membrane protein assembly factor BamD: MRRLFLPALLLLPLAVAGCASSSDEDPNVYVEAPVEQLYNQAMDAMLAERYEQAGKQFDEVERQHPYSVWATKAQLMSGYTHYLRDQFDDAIIAMDRFIQLHPSHRDTPYAYYIKAISYYAQIADVSRDQSLTEQAMSALNEVVRRYPDSSYARDARVKIDLTRDHMAGKEMEIGRFYLRTEQYTAAVNRFRRVVDQYQTTTHVPEALLRLTEIYLALGLKDEAQAAAAVLGHNYPGSRWYAESYALMTGGKRPMTQGEPGRGWFGRQIESITDIF; the protein is encoded by the coding sequence ATGCGCCGCCTGTTTCTGCCTGCACTCTTGTTGCTGCCGCTCGCCGTCGCCGGGTGCGCCTCGTCGAGCGACGAGGATCCCAACGTCTATGTCGAAGCGCCGGTGGAGCAGCTTTACAATCAGGCGATGGATGCCATGCTGGCCGAACGCTACGAGCAGGCGGGCAAGCAGTTCGATGAAGTCGAACGCCAGCATCCCTATTCTGTCTGGGCGACCAAAGCGCAGTTGATGTCGGGCTATACCCATTATCTGCGCGACCAGTTCGATGATGCCATCATTGCGATGGATCGGTTCATCCAACTGCACCCGAGCCACCGCGATACGCCCTATGCCTATTACATTAAGGCGATCAGCTACTACGCCCAGATCGCCGATGTATCCCGCGACCAAAGCCTGACGGAACAGGCGATGAGCGCGCTGAACGAAGTGGTGCGGCGCTATCCCGATAGTTCCTACGCCCGCGATGCGCGCGTGAAGATCGACCTGACCCGCGACCATATGGCGGGCAAGGAAATGGAAATCGGGCGCTTCTATCTGCGCACCGAACAATATACGGCAGCGGTTAATCGCTTCCGCCGCGTGGTCGATCAATATCAGACCACCACCCATGTACCGGAAGCCTTGCTGCGCCTGACGGAAATCTATCTGGCGCTAGGGCTGAAGGATGAAGCCCAGGCGGCGGCAGCCGTGCTGGGGCATAATTACCCTGGCTCGCGCTGGTATGCCGAATCTTATGCGCTGATGACCGGCGGCAAGCGCCCGATGACCCAGGGGGAACCGGGGCGCGGTTGGTTCGGGCGCCAAATCGAATCCATCACGGATATTTTCTGA